In Leucobacter insecticola, one DNA window encodes the following:
- a CDS encoding endonuclease/exonuclease/phosphatase family protein has product MKIVSYNLRKNRAVSEIGAIAEQHGVDILCLQEAEAVALPARLGHLSLVHATERNRLGLAMYVRGDRFHSRGAHTFQLKKSLHDRLLQPAHERLLGARLHDTTTGRDFIAASFHAAPLTALNSLRRHQIHAALGELRLLGPGLPALMVGDYNYPVFKGRLDIEMRDHGYELSLSDKRTYTRYKMFRGHFDFATSSGLDIKSVRTLDRGTSDHLPILVSAALSMEPSLTPKPEQNAVQAPV; this is encoded by the coding sequence GTGAAGATCGTCAGCTACAACCTGCGGAAGAATCGCGCGGTGAGTGAGATTGGTGCGATTGCTGAGCAGCACGGCGTCGACATCCTGTGTCTCCAGGAGGCGGAAGCGGTAGCGCTGCCCGCAAGACTCGGGCACCTGAGCCTCGTGCACGCGACCGAGCGCAACAGGCTCGGGCTCGCAATGTATGTGCGTGGGGACCGGTTCCACTCGCGGGGGGCGCACACTTTTCAGCTGAAGAAATCGCTGCACGACCGGTTGCTGCAGCCGGCGCACGAGCGTCTGCTCGGCGCGCGTCTCCATGACACCACGACGGGACGCGACTTTATCGCGGCCTCGTTTCACGCCGCGCCACTCACCGCGTTGAACTCACTGCGTCGCCACCAGATCCACGCGGCCCTTGGCGAGCTGCGCCTACTCGGCCCTGGCCTTCCGGCGCTCATGGTGGGCGATTACAACTATCCCGTCTTCAAGGGTCGCCTTGATATTGAGATGCGCGATCACGGTTACGAACTCAGCCTGAGTGATAAACGCACCTACACGCGATACAAGATGTTTCGGGGCCACTTCGATTTCGCGACCTCCTCTGGCCTTGATATTAAGAGTGTGCGCACGCTGGATCGCGGCACTTCGGATCACTTGCCGATCCTGGTCTCCGCGGCGCTCAGCATGGAGCCTTCGCTCACGCCCAAGCCGGAGCAGAACGCCGTGCAAGCGCCGGTTTAG
- the putP gene encoding sodium/proline symporter PutP has product MSQQAYLFIALGIYFAAMIAIGVYAARKTSDHEDYMLGGRNLPPWVAALSAGASDMSGWLIMGLPGAVYAAGLIEGWIAIGLTIGSYLNWRLVAPRLRAYTQISNNSITVPSFFENRLRDKTRILRVASSLIILIFFTLYISSGMVAGGKFFESAFGSSYLLGMALVTLVTLGYTMFGGFLGASLTDVVQGLMLVIAVVLVPVAAVISVGGIGEATAMISSLRPEHFNLFGGTGVTSVTILGIASGLAWGLGYFGQPHIIVRFMALRSSADAAPARRIGIAWQVVSLAGAVFAGLVGVAYVAKNNINLADPETVLLMMSQTLLHPLVAGLVLAAVLAAIMSTFSSQLIVCSSALVEDLYKVVRKTPPSERVLVILGRLCVLGVAVVAAILALAPNDTVLGLVSFAWAGFGAAFGPIVLLSLYWRKLTNWGAFAAMVSGTATVFIWKALNTGLYELLPAFVVAVLTAVIVSRATYRHDASIQQEFTDTGTMITVDRG; this is encoded by the coding sequence ATGTCCCAACAGGCATACCTATTTATCGCACTCGGCATCTATTTCGCCGCGATGATCGCGATCGGCGTCTACGCCGCACGCAAGACAAGCGACCACGAGGACTACATGCTCGGCGGGCGTAATCTCCCACCGTGGGTGGCCGCTCTCAGCGCGGGTGCATCAGATATGTCGGGATGGCTCATCATGGGTCTTCCCGGAGCCGTCTACGCGGCCGGACTGATCGAGGGCTGGATCGCAATCGGTTTGACCATCGGCTCCTACCTGAACTGGCGGCTGGTCGCGCCGAGGTTACGCGCCTATACCCAGATCTCGAACAACTCGATCACCGTTCCCAGCTTCTTCGAGAACCGGCTCCGCGACAAGACCCGTATTTTGCGAGTGGCTTCGAGTCTCATCATCCTCATCTTCTTCACCCTATACATCTCGTCGGGCATGGTGGCCGGAGGCAAGTTTTTCGAAAGCGCTTTTGGGTCGAGCTACCTGCTCGGCATGGCGCTCGTCACTCTCGTGACACTCGGCTACACCATGTTCGGAGGCTTCCTGGGCGCCTCACTCACCGATGTGGTGCAGGGTCTGATGCTCGTCATCGCCGTGGTACTCGTGCCAGTTGCAGCTGTGATCTCTGTGGGCGGGATCGGGGAAGCCACCGCGATGATCTCGTCTCTGCGACCGGAACACTTCAACCTATTTGGGGGCACCGGCGTCACAAGCGTCACCATCCTCGGAATCGCCTCGGGCCTGGCGTGGGGACTGGGATATTTCGGCCAACCCCACATCATCGTCCGATTCATGGCACTCCGATCCTCTGCTGACGCGGCACCGGCCCGACGAATCGGGATCGCCTGGCAGGTGGTCTCTCTCGCGGGGGCCGTGTTTGCCGGCCTCGTGGGTGTGGCGTACGTCGCGAAGAACAACATCAACCTCGCGGATCCAGAAACAGTGCTGCTCATGATGTCGCAGACGCTCCTGCATCCCCTCGTTGCTGGCTTGGTGCTCGCTGCCGTGCTGGCCGCGATCATGAGTACCTTTTCGAGCCAGCTCATCGTGTGTTCCTCGGCGCTTGTGGAGGATCTATACAAGGTGGTGCGTAAGACTCCACCATCTGAACGGGTCCTTGTGATACTCGGACGCCTGTGCGTGCTCGGCGTCGCGGTGGTCGCCGCGATCCTCGCACTCGCGCCGAACGACACCGTGCTCGGTCTGGTGAGTTTCGCGTGGGCCGGCTTCGGCGCCGCGTTCGGACCGATCGTGCTCCTCAGTCTCTACTGGCGCAAGCTCACGAACTGGGGTGCCTTTGCCGCCATGGTGTCTGGCACCGCGACGGTGTTCATCTGGAAGGCGCTCAACACTGGTCTCTACGAACTACTGCCCGCGTTTGTCGTCGCGGTGCTCACCGCGGTGATCGTAAGCCGTGCGACCTACCGACACGATGCGTCGATCCAGCAGGAGTTCACAGACACGGGGACCATGATCACCGTGGACCGGGGCTGA